The Pedobacter mucosus genome window below encodes:
- a CDS encoding Lrp/AsnC ligand binding domain-containing protein: protein MLKKDNSNLEIDNLDIDILKQLMQDATKPYTEIAKDLIVSGGTIHVRMKKLQEMGIIKGSHLIIDPQKAGYDICAFLGIYLEKGIQYKDAVAQLSKIKEVVELHYTTGSYSMFAKIICRDTNHLRHVLNEEIQAVNGIQRTETLISLEESIKRQIELG from the coding sequence ATGCTCAAAAAAGACAATTCCAATTTAGAAATTGACAACCTAGATATCGATATATTAAAGCAATTGATGCAGGATGCCACTAAACCGTATACAGAAATCGCTAAAGACCTTATTGTTTCTGGCGGAACCATTCATGTTAGAATGAAGAAATTGCAGGAAATGGGAATTATAAAGGGCTCGCATTTAATTATTGATCCACAAAAGGCAGGCTATGATATTTGCGCTTTTCTTGGTATTTATCTAGAAAAAGGTATTCAATATAAAGATGCTGTTGCGCAGCTTAGTAAAATAAAAGAAGTTGTTGAGTTGCATTATACAACCGGATCTTACAGCATGTTCGCTAAAATTATTTGCAGAGATACGAATCATTTACGTCATGTTTTGAATGAGGAGATTCAAGCCGTTAATGGAATTCAAAGGACCGAAACCTTAATTTCGTTGGAAGAAAGTATTAAAAGGCAAATTGAATTAGGGTAA
- the nagA gene encoding N-acetylglucosamine-6-phosphate deacetylase — translation MIAITDSRFFRDNQLIANQAILIDNKKIIAITDETSSDGYQVIDAEQNYLTPGFIDLQIYGAGDRLFSAEPTVESLIILEDDLLKKGTTGFLACMATNSTEVFNSCIMAAKEHRPHARNFLGLHLEGPYLNPKRLGAHIPEYVKKATLDEIKELLDFGDGVIKMITIAPELQDDEVIQYLLDNNVVVSLGHSNATFAEATAAYNKGIQTTTHLFNAMSPIHHRDPGIPTAVFNHEKAMASIIADGQHIDFAVLKFAQKLMNERLFLITDAVTACSNGPYQHQLSDNKYVMPNGTLSGSSLTMLQAVKNCVSHCDIDLNSALKMAAAYPAKLIGLEKLTGTIEIGKLANLLILDESLNLKEVIFNGQRLSN, via the coding sequence ATGATCGCCATAACCGATAGCCGTTTTTTTAGAGATAATCAATTAATTGCAAACCAAGCTATTTTGATTGATAACAAAAAAATAATCGCAATTACAGATGAAACAAGTTCAGATGGTTATCAGGTAATTGATGCAGAACAAAACTATTTAACTCCTGGGTTTATAGATCTTCAAATTTACGGCGCAGGAGATAGATTGTTCTCAGCTGAACCAACAGTAGAATCATTAATCATACTGGAAGATGATTTATTAAAAAAAGGAACCACTGGATTCTTGGCCTGCATGGCTACAAATTCTACTGAAGTTTTTAATAGCTGCATTATGGCCGCTAAAGAACATCGACCACATGCCAGAAACTTTTTAGGTTTACACTTAGAAGGTCCATATTTAAATCCAAAACGTTTAGGTGCACATATCCCTGAATATGTTAAAAAGGCTACGCTTGATGAAATAAAGGAGTTATTAGATTTCGGCGATGGTGTAATCAAAATGATCACAATTGCCCCCGAACTTCAAGATGACGAAGTTATCCAATACTTGCTAGATAATAATGTTGTCGTTTCATTAGGCCATAGCAACGCGACTTTTGCTGAGGCAACGGCTGCATATAATAAGGGTATCCAAACTACAACCCATCTTTTCAATGCGATGAGCCCGATACACCACCGCGATCCAGGAATTCCAACTGCTGTTTTTAATCATGAAAAAGCAATGGCTAGCATTATTGCCGATGGCCAACACATTGATTTTGCAGTGTTAAAATTTGCTCAAAAGTTAATGAACGAGCGATTATTTCTCATAACTGATGCCGTAACCGCATGTTCAAATGGACCGTATCAGCATCAATTAAGTGATAATAAATATGTGATGCCAAATGGAACCTTATCTGGCTCATCATTAACGATGTTGCAAGCCGTTAAAAATTGTGTATCACATTGTGATATTGATTTAAATTCTGCTTTAAAAATGGCTGCAGCATATCCTGCAAAATTAATTGGCTTGGAAAAATTAACAGGTACAATAGAAATTGGCAAGCTAGCCAATTTGCTGATTTTAGATGAAAGCTTAAACCTCAAGGAAGTAATATTTAATGGTCAACGCTTATCCAACTAA
- the pyrH gene encoding UMP kinase → MKYKRILLKLSGESLMGEKQYGIDNERVRQYAIDIKAVHDKGLEIAIVIGGGNIFRGLSAEKSGMDRAQADYMGMLATVINSMALQDALEKVGIKTRLLTAIKMEQICEPFIRRRAVRHLEKGRVVIFGAGTGNPYFTTDSAAALRAIEIKADVVLKGTRVDGIYTADPEKDPLATKYEEITFREVYDKGLNVMDMTAFTLCEENKVPIIVFDMNKHGNFMRIANGDSIGTLVR, encoded by the coding sequence ATGAAATACAAACGCATCCTACTTAAGCTTAGCGGCGAATCGCTAATGGGCGAAAAACAATACGGTATTGATAATGAACGTGTTAGGCAATATGCCATCGATATTAAAGCGGTACACGATAAAGGTCTGGAAATCGCTATTGTAATAGGTGGAGGAAATATTTTTAGAGGTTTAAGTGCAGAAAAAAGTGGAATGGACAGAGCCCAGGCAGATTATATGGGTATGTTAGCCACCGTTATTAATTCGATGGCCTTGCAAGATGCACTAGAAAAAGTAGGTATTAAAACTCGTTTACTTACAGCTATTAAAATGGAACAGATTTGTGAACCATTTATTCGTAGAAGAGCTGTTCGCCATTTGGAGAAAGGCCGAGTGGTTATTTTTGGCGCTGGTACCGGAAACCCGTATTTCACAACTGATTCTGCAGCAGCTTTAAGGGCTATCGAAATTAAAGCAGACGTTGTTTTAAAGGGAACTCGTGTTGATGGAATTTATACCGCTGATCCAGAAAAAGATCCTTTAGCAACTAAATATGAAGAAATTACGTTTAGAGAAGTTTATGATAAAGGCTTAAACGTAATGGATATGACTGCTTTTACGCTCTGTGAAGAAAATAAAGTTCCAATCATTGTTTTCGATATGAACAAACACGGAAATTTTATGAGGATTGCAAATGGTGATTCAATTGGAACCCTAGTTAGATAA
- the rplM gene encoding 50S ribosomal protein L13, with protein sequence MNTLSYKTVSANAKTVNKQWVVVDAQGEILGRLSSKIAMIIRGKNKPEYTPHVDCGDNVIVINADKVKLTGNKFSEKQYVSYTGYPGGQRFISPKELMAKHPQRVIEKAVRGMLPKTKLGKKLYTNLFVYAGETHPHSAQSPTTIKL encoded by the coding sequence GTGAATACGTTAAGTTACAAAACTGTCTCTGCCAATGCCAAAACTGTTAACAAACAGTGGGTTGTTGTTGACGCACAAGGCGAGATTTTGGGGCGCTTGTCATCGAAGATCGCAATGATCATCCGTGGTAAAAACAAGCCTGAGTACACCCCACACGTAGATTGCGGAGATAACGTTATTGTTATCAATGCAGACAAGGTTAAATTGACAGGAAACAAATTCAGCGAAAAGCAATATGTTTCTTATACTGGTTATCCAGGTGGTCAACGTTTTATCTCTCCGAAAGAGTTAATGGCGAAACATCCTCAACGTGTAATTGAAAAAGCAGTAAGAGGTATGTTACCGAAAACTAAATTGGGCAAGAAATTGTACACAAACCTTTTTGTTTATGCAGGTGAAACTCATCCGCATTCGGCTCAATCTCCAACAACCATTAAACTTTAA
- a CDS encoding ORF6N domain-containing protein, translated as MTAKETLSIIPENILINKIYEIRGFKVMLDSDLAELYGVETKRLNEQIKRNIERFPEDFMFQLTEIEWQSLRSQIATSKIARGGRKYLPNVFTEHGVLMLSSVLNSQQAIQVNIQIVRIFSRIRQWLSENGELKYDVEEIKRKLNNQDKNIELVFSYLDQLMEKKNEPRKQIGFKPDDL; from the coding sequence ATGACAGCTAAAGAAACGCTTTCTATCATCCCTGAAAATATATTAATTAATAAAATTTATGAAATCCGTGGCTTTAAAGTTATGCTGGATAGCGATTTAGCTGAACTTTATGGTGTAGAAACGAAAAGATTAAACGAACAAATCAAAAGAAATATTGAAAGATTCCCAGAAGATTTCATGTTTCAGCTTACAGAAATTGAGTGGCAATCTTTGAGGTCGCAAATTGCGACCTCAAAGATTGCGAGAGGAGGAAGAAAATATTTACCAAATGTTTTTACGGAACATGGCGTACTTATGCTTTCAAGTGTTTTAAATAGTCAGCAAGCTATCCAGGTTAACATTCAAATTGTTAGAATATTTTCGAGAATAAGGCAATGGCTAAGTGAAAATGGCGAATTGAAATACGATGTTGAAGAAATTAAAAGAAAGCTCAATAATCAAGATAAAAATATAGAGCTTGTTTTTAGCTATTTAGATCAATTAATGGAAAAGAAAAATGAGCCTAGGAAACAGATTGGTTTTAAGCCAGATGATTTGTAG
- the frr gene encoding ribosome recycling factor yields the protein MNDLIQLQLLDAESAMDRAIDHCESELTKIRAGKASAGMLDGIFVDYYGASTALSQVSSINTPDARTIVIQPWEKSLLVPIEKAIQNANIGINPQNDGIVIRLVVPPLTEERRKDLVKKVKEEAERGRITIRNIRKDANTKIQKLKGESVSDDEIKTGEGEVQKLTDAYIIKVDKHAEVKEKDVMTV from the coding sequence ATGAACGACCTGATACAATTACAATTACTTGATGCTGAATCTGCAATGGATAGGGCTATTGATCATTGTGAATCTGAATTAACTAAAATTAGGGCTGGTAAAGCATCAGCAGGAATGTTAGATGGTATTTTCGTAGACTATTACGGAGCTTCCACTGCATTATCTCAAGTTTCGAGCATAAATACTCCTGATGCAAGAACAATCGTAATTCAGCCTTGGGAAAAGTCTCTATTAGTACCTATTGAAAAGGCTATTCAAAATGCAAATATTGGTATCAATCCTCAAAATGATGGTATCGTTATTCGCTTGGTAGTACCTCCATTAACTGAAGAACGAAGAAAAGATTTAGTAAAAAAAGTTAAGGAAGAAGCTGAAAGAGGTAGGATTACCATCCGAAATATACGTAAAGATGCCAATACAAAAATTCAAAAGCTAAAAGGTGAAAGTGTTTCAGACGATGAAATAAAAACAGGTGAAGGAGAAGTTCAGAAACTAACTGATGCCTATATCATTAAGGTTGATAAGCATGCAGAAGTGAAAGAAAAAGATGTTATGACCGTTTAA
- the tsf gene encoding translation elongation factor Ts → MSTVQISAADVNKLRQQTGAGMMDCKKALVEANGDFEAAVDYLRKKGAKVAASRQDRESNEGVVIAKATADGKRGIVLELNCETDFVAKNADFVALANKFADLAIDANPADLEALLALDLDGVKVSEVIIDNTGKIGEKIGISKYEVVNGEKVVPYIHGNFRLGVLVALSQDFDGAAEAGKDVAMQIAAMSPVALDKADVDPRTIEREIEIAKDVIRAEGKPEEMVEKIAAGKLNKFYKDSTLLNQEFVKDGSVDVRKFLDNTSKGLTVSAFKRIQLGA, encoded by the coding sequence ATGTCTACAGTACAAATTTCTGCAGCAGATGTGAACAAATTGCGTCAACAAACTGGCGCTGGTATGATGGATTGCAAAAAAGCTTTAGTAGAAGCTAACGGCGATTTTGAAGCAGCTGTTGATTATTTACGTAAAAAAGGTGCTAAAGTAGCAGCGAGCCGTCAAGATCGCGAAAGCAATGAAGGCGTTGTTATTGCTAAAGCAACTGCTGATGGTAAACGTGGTATCGTTTTAGAACTAAACTGCGAAACTGATTTCGTTGCTAAAAATGCTGATTTCGTTGCTTTAGCTAACAAATTTGCTGATTTAGCTATCGACGCTAATCCTGCTGACTTAGAGGCTTTATTGGCTTTAGATTTAGATGGTGTTAAAGTATCAGAGGTTATTATTGATAACACAGGTAAAATTGGTGAAAAAATTGGTATCTCTAAATACGAAGTAGTAAATGGCGAAAAAGTTGTTCCTTACATCCACGGTAACTTCCGTTTAGGTGTTTTGGTTGCTTTAAGCCAGGATTTTGATGGCGCTGCTGAAGCCGGTAAAGATGTTGCAATGCAAATTGCTGCAATGAGCCCTGTTGCTTTAGATAAAGCTGATGTTGATCCTCGCACTATTGAGCGTGAGATTGAAATCGCTAAAGATGTAATTCGTGCTGAAGGTAAACCAGAAGAAATGGTTGAGAAGATTGCTGCCGGTAAATTGAATAAATTCTACAAAGACAGTACTTTATTAAACCAAGAGTTTGTTAAAGATGGTTCAGTAGATGTTCGTAAATTTTTAGATAACACTTCTAAAGGTTTAACTGTTTCTGCTTTCAAACGCATTCAGTTAGGTGCATAA
- the rpsB gene encoding 30S ribosomal protein S2, whose amino-acid sequence MARTTYQDLLDAGVHFGHLTRKWNPKMAPYIFMERNGIHIIDLNKTLTKTEEAAAAIKQIVKSGRKVLFVSTKKQAKGIVAEQAKKVNMPFVTERWLGGMLTNFQTVRKSIKKMVTIDKMTKDGTYAILSKKERLMIQRERIKLESLLGGIADLNRLPAALFLIDVKKEHIAVTEALKLNIPTFAMVDTNSDPSNIDFPIPANDDATKSISLITDVIIKAIEEGLDERKREKDDEAEKEAVAAKVAADAPEVKEPRAAGEKRPTKKVTADAEAAVAATEVEAPSTEEPKTEE is encoded by the coding sequence ATGGCAAGAACTACTTATCAAGACTTATTGGATGCAGGTGTACATTTTGGTCACCTTACCCGTAAATGGAATCCAAAAATGGCTCCTTACATTTTCATGGAGCGTAATGGAATTCACATTATAGATTTAAATAAAACTTTAACTAAAACTGAAGAAGCTGCGGCTGCGATTAAACAAATCGTAAAATCAGGACGTAAAGTATTATTTGTTTCAACAAAAAAACAAGCAAAAGGAATCGTAGCTGAGCAAGCGAAAAAAGTAAATATGCCTTTCGTAACCGAACGGTGGTTAGGTGGTATGTTAACTAACTTTCAAACTGTTCGTAAGTCAATTAAAAAGATGGTTACCATCGATAAAATGACTAAAGATGGTACTTATGCTATTCTTTCGAAAAAAGAGCGTTTAATGATTCAACGTGAACGTATTAAATTAGAATCACTTTTGGGTGGTATTGCTGATTTAAATCGTTTACCTGCAGCTTTATTCTTAATTGATGTTAAGAAAGAACACATCGCGGTAACTGAAGCTTTAAAATTAAACATCCCAACTTTTGCGATGGTTGATACAAACTCTGATCCTTCTAACATCGATTTCCCTATTCCAGCGAATGATGATGCTACAAAATCAATTTCTTTAATTACTGATGTAATTATCAAAGCTATTGAAGAAGGTTTAGATGAACGCAAACGCGAAAAAGATGATGAAGCTGAAAAAGAGGCAGTAGCAGCGAAAGTTGCAGCTGATGCTCCTGAAGTTAAAGAACCTAGAGCGGCTGGCGAAAAAAGACCAACTAAAAAAGTAACTGCAGATGCTGAGGCAGCTGTAGCAGCAACCGAAGTTGAAGCACCTTCAACTGAAGAACCTAAAACAGAAGAATAA
- the feoB gene encoding ferrous iron transport protein B, with amino-acid sequence MSLDIKIALVGNPNTGKSTLFNRLTGLNQKIGNFPGITVDKKTGFTKLVDGKTAAVIDLPGTYSLYPKSNDESIVFQVLADKNNSSYPDVIILIVDASNLKRNMLLFSQVADLGIPMVLALNMIDLSEKQGIFIHIDKLAERLGVQVIPISARNNIGLDKLRQAVTNTNKISTQFTAVDVNFLAPEAINEVKQRLNADNDYYALQVLHQHEHLTFFTENDQVEIEQIEQKHHFESSKIQAAETIARYKHLSTILSDVVIDKGTANKFSFSDKLDGILTHKIWGFTIFLLILFVIFNAIFAWSSVPMDLIEQAFGYVTTYGHEHLPAGMLTDLLLDGVVAGLGGIFVFIPQIAILFAFISILEDTGYMSRVTFMMDKIMSKVGLNGKSVVPMIGGLACAVPSIMAARNIENWKDRMITIMVTPLISCSARLPVYILLISIIIPSKTILGIISLQGMALMIMYLISFVAAVLVAWVMKVIIKTKERSYFIMELPIYRMPRWKNVFYTMYEKSRTFVFEAGKVIIAISIILWVMASFGPGNRFENIDQKYATALTDPSKNPDHTQTLIATEKLENSYVGILGHFIEPAIRPLGYDWKIGIGLITSFAAREAFVGTMATIYSVDGGDADSATIRQRMESSVNNKTGLPVYTFATGISLMLFYAFAMQCMSTVAIVYRETKGWKWPVIQLAYMTAMAYFAALIAYQLLK; translated from the coding sequence CAAAAAATAGGAAACTTTCCTGGTATTACTGTAGATAAGAAAACAGGTTTTACAAAGCTTGTTGATGGCAAAACTGCAGCGGTAATTGATTTGCCGGGTACTTATAGTTTGTACCCGAAAAGTAATGATGAAAGTATAGTTTTTCAGGTACTTGCAGATAAAAATAATAGTAGCTACCCCGATGTGATTATCTTAATCGTTGATGCATCAAATTTAAAGCGGAATATGTTGCTGTTTTCTCAGGTCGCGGATTTGGGTATTCCAATGGTTTTAGCATTGAATATGATCGATCTTTCCGAGAAGCAAGGTATATTTATTCATATTGATAAGCTTGCAGAAAGGCTTGGCGTACAAGTTATTCCCATTTCTGCAAGAAATAACATTGGGCTTGATAAATTGAGACAAGCCGTTACGAATACCAATAAAATATCAACACAATTTACTGCAGTTGATGTAAATTTTTTAGCTCCCGAAGCAATTAATGAGGTTAAACAAAGGTTAAATGCAGATAATGATTATTATGCATTACAGGTTTTACACCAGCATGAGCATTTAACTTTTTTTACTGAAAACGATCAGGTCGAAATAGAACAAATTGAACAGAAACATCATTTTGAATCTTCGAAAATACAAGCTGCAGAAACAATTGCCAGATATAAGCATTTAAGCACCATTTTATCTGATGTTGTAATTGATAAAGGAACGGCCAATAAGTTTTCTTTCAGTGATAAATTGGATGGTATTTTAACCCACAAAATTTGGGGTTTTACAATTTTTCTGCTGATACTTTTTGTCATTTTCAATGCAATTTTTGCTTGGTCATCTGTACCAATGGATTTAATTGAACAAGCTTTTGGTTATGTTACAACTTATGGCCATGAACATTTGCCTGCAGGTATGCTTACTGATTTATTGTTAGATGGAGTGGTTGCAGGTTTAGGTGGGATATTTGTTTTTATTCCTCAAATTGCCATACTTTTTGCTTTTATATCCATTTTAGAAGATACGGGTTATATGTCTCGTGTTACTTTTATGATGGATAAGATTATGAGTAAGGTTGGCCTCAACGGAAAATCAGTTGTACCTATGATTGGTGGACTTGCATGTGCAGTTCCGTCCATTATGGCTGCAAGAAATATCGAAAACTGGAAAGATAGAATGATTACCATTATGGTAACACCATTAATAAGTTGCTCAGCAAGGCTTCCAGTTTATATCTTATTAATTTCTATAATTATTCCATCCAAAACCATTTTAGGCATTATAAGTCTGCAAGGTATGGCGCTGATGATTATGTATTTAATTAGTTTTGTTGCTGCGGTATTGGTTGCCTGGGTAATGAAGGTAATTATTAAAACAAAAGAACGGTCGTATTTCATTATGGAACTTCCTATTTATCGAATGCCTCGTTGGAAAAATGTATTTTATACCATGTATGAAAAATCTCGCACTTTCGTTTTTGAAGCGGGTAAAGTAATTATTGCGATATCTATTATTTTATGGGTAATGGCTTCATTCGGACCAGGAAATCGATTTGAAAATATAGATCAAAAATATGCTACCGCACTAACAGATCCTTCCAAAAATCCCGACCATACTCAAACGCTAATTGCTACCGAGAAGTTAGAAAATTCTTACGTGGGCATTCTTGGTCATTTTATAGAACCTGCTATTCGCCCTTTAGGTTACGATTGGAAAATTGGTATTGGTTTAATAACTTCTTTCGCCGCTCGTGAGGCATTTGTAGGAACCATGGCAACCATTTATAGCGTTGATGGTGGCGATGCGGATAGTGCAACTATCCGCCAAAGGATGGAGTCTTCTGTAAATAATAAAACAGGTTTGCCAGTTTATACTTTTGCAACCGGCATTTCTTTGATGCTTTTTTATGCTTTTGCGATGCAATGTATGAGCACAGTTGCCATTGTTTATCGGGAAACTAAGGGTTGGAAATGGCCAGTTATTCAGTTGGCGTATATGACAGCAATGGCTTACTTTGCGGCATTGATTGCTTATCAGTTATTGAAATAG
- the rpsI gene encoding 30S ribosomal protein S9, translated as MSVTNTSGRRKTAVARIYLKDGAGAITVNGKDHKVYFPTLPLQYIVNQSLEVSELTGQYDITVNVKGGGVKGQAEAVRLAIAKAIVELDAEKKPALRAKGLMTRDNRMVERKKPGRAKARKKFQFSKR; from the coding sequence ATGTCAGTTACTAACACTTCAGGAAGAAGAAAAACAGCTGTTGCACGCATCTACTTAAAAGATGGTGCTGGCGCAATTACCGTTAACGGTAAAGATCACAAAGTATATTTCCCAACTTTACCTTTGCAATACATCGTAAACCAAAGTTTAGAAGTTTCTGAACTTACTGGTCAATATGATATTACAGTAAACGTAAAAGGTGGTGGAGTAAAAGGACAAGCAGAAGCTGTTCGTTTAGCTATTGCTAAAGCGATTGTAGAACTAGATGCGGAGAAAAAACCAGCATTGCGTGCTAAAGGTTTAATGACTCGTGATAACCGTATGGTTGAGCGTAAAAAACCAGGACGTGCTAAAGCTCGTAAGAAATTCCAATTCAGTAAACGTTAA